The following proteins are co-located in the Paenibacillus sp. JNUCC32 genome:
- a CDS encoding stalk domain-containing protein gives MDKRERTETSRRLRQVTAGTLSALMLFTTLSLPAWGDEAVVPEKRILTVQNGSSTASVNGTSYTIAKPQLKHGVLMVPLGVFKKAFGSEIRLEGENRIRLLQGPHTVVLVMDNKTAWIDGKKVQLPVEPTMVSGTLMVPLRPVAAGIGAKVSSSQGKLAISLMVTDKEEKQDEGEINNTTGKTRIGNSYYEWSLNYPSWMMVGRGTDDESGSAFNDATGRYYLEVHASSHKVKLSPDDLLERLLKEVGDSGDVVLHQETVTSAAVPYARVVSRDVDGVLWEGRQYYANDRVYELYFADAEAVHYKDMDQHAGLLGSFRTAYRAEDKSVKDVSSIVDGFREAGNEEYGIWFGIPAGWEINNKDMLYGSEGEGYLSVSVTSAPTAADGTLAAWGQRLKDWLAESFVEESYEYVGLTPVEISGVKGQIQEVRYNFGNKWITEYEVMVQKNGYRYYLEYAIPDGQERTASNWKKVLESIEIDYDVVPANFGRIGEEGYLTDKTKMRSKSSETYRYHIDIPRYWEPLNDQFEQGIVEYGFAGGGFEITAQKDTTAEVIVSNLKRYYNEASTASSVKLLGVDKITFAGVPAVSFKVHQVKNGVGYTTEEIVFESGDIAYTIMTTLNDANATEVQQAALARTLTSFELVK, from the coding sequence ATGGACAAGAGAGAAAGAACGGAAACTAGCCGTCGCCTGCGGCAGGTGACAGCCGGAACCTTATCGGCGCTGATGTTATTTACGACGTTGTCTCTTCCCGCATGGGGAGATGAAGCGGTTGTGCCGGAGAAGCGTATACTGACCGTGCAAAACGGCAGCAGCACAGCCTCGGTCAATGGCACTTCCTACACGATTGCCAAGCCGCAGCTGAAGCATGGCGTATTGATGGTACCGCTGGGCGTATTCAAGAAAGCGTTTGGCAGCGAGATCAGGCTGGAGGGCGAGAACCGGATACGGCTGCTGCAAGGGCCGCATACGGTCGTGCTCGTCATGGACAACAAGACGGCATGGATCGACGGGAAAAAGGTGCAGCTGCCGGTGGAACCGACCATGGTGTCCGGTACGCTGATGGTGCCGCTGCGCCCGGTTGCGGCGGGAATCGGCGCCAAGGTAAGCTCCTCCCAGGGCAAGCTGGCCATCAGCCTCATGGTCACGGATAAGGAAGAGAAGCAGGACGAGGGCGAAATCAACAACACGACCGGGAAGACCCGAATCGGGAACAGCTATTATGAATGGAGTTTGAATTATCCCTCCTGGATGATGGTTGGAAGAGGCACGGACGATGAGAGCGGTTCGGCTTTCAATGATGCTACGGGCCGCTATTACCTGGAGGTGCACGCATCCTCCCACAAGGTGAAGCTGAGTCCCGATGATCTGCTGGAACGGCTCCTGAAGGAAGTGGGCGACTCCGGAGACGTTGTGCTGCACCAAGAGACGGTCACAAGCGCAGCGGTTCCGTATGCCAGAGTGGTCTCCCGCGATGTTGACGGCGTCTTGTGGGAAGGTCGGCAGTACTATGCCAACGACCGCGTTTATGAACTGTATTTTGCCGATGCCGAAGCGGTTCACTATAAAGATATGGACCAACACGCAGGCTTGCTGGGCTCTTTCCGAACGGCATATCGGGCAGAAGACAAATCTGTAAAAGACGTATCCTCCATCGTGGATGGGTTCCGCGAAGCAGGAAACGAAGAATACGGCATATGGTTCGGCATTCCGGCAGGCTGGGAAATCAACAACAAGGATATGTTATACGGCAGCGAAGGAGAGGGCTATCTGTCCGTCTCGGTGACATCCGCTCCGACGGCGGCCGATGGTACCCTCGCCGCTTGGGGGCAGCGCCTTAAAGACTGGCTGGCCGAATCCTTTGTCGAGGAATCGTACGAATACGTCGGACTTACGCCTGTGGAGATTTCCGGCGTCAAAGGGCAGATTCAAGAGGTTCGGTACAACTTCGGGAATAAATGGATAACGGAATATGAGGTGATGGTCCAGAAGAACGGCTACCGCTATTATCTGGAGTATGCGATACCGGATGGGCAGGAACGGACGGCTTCCAACTGGAAAAAGGTTCTCGAATCAATCGAGATCGATTACGATGTGGTACCGGCAAATTTCGGCCGCATCGGCGAAGAGGGCTACCTGACCGATAAAACCAAGATGAGAAGCAAAAGCTCCGAGACGTACCGCTATCATATCGATATTCCGAGGTACTGGGAGCCGCTGAACGATCAGTTCGAGCAGGGAATCGTGGAGTATGGCTTTGCCGGGGGCGGCTTTGAAATTACCGCCCAAAAGGATACAACAGCTGAAGTCATCGTCAGCAATCTGAAACGGTATTATAACGAAGCCAGCACGGCTTCGTCGGTGAAATTGCTGGGCGTCGATAAGATCACGTTTGCCGGCGTGCCTGCCGTGTCGTTCAAGGTGCATCAGGTGAAGAACGGCGTTGGTTATACGACCGAGGAAATCGTCTTTGAAAGCGGGGATATCGCGTACACGATCATGACAACGCTGAATGATGCCAATGCAACGGAAGTGCAGCAAGCGGCGCTGGCGCGTACGCTCACCTCGTTTGAGCTCGTGAAATAA